One Aquarana catesbeiana isolate 2022-GZ linkage group LG06, ASM4218655v1, whole genome shotgun sequence genomic region harbors:
- the LOC141147394 gene encoding taste receptor type 2 member 40-like has protein sequence MGNLDIIRKKGKLSPTDVIFLDKGIVNILLQCVMSLQGMLYALSLETFYIRQVFVFMNTSIYFLIYYNFWLTFWLSAHYYTSITNLSYGFFIWLKRIVSNFLSQLLFLTALGMFIVSVPSFWAVNAESLIQSSVNSTKASVIGLDKVFSYFVPADILGANLPFCLSLLCLVLTSSFLLRHIWRVKNKESGSTRPNLQAHVTALRTIFFLLLMFTFFCMSRVIFYLPRSSLSIFLWNLQLLSPSVEAAVIFQASNKLRRIILRRFWTRSWRNTEA, from the coding sequence ATGGGTAACCTGGACATCATCAGAAAGAAAGGGAAGTTGAGTCCCACCGATGTGATCTTTCTGGATAAGGGGATTGTGAATATTCTCCTCCAGTGTGTGATGAGTCTACAGGGAATGCTCTATGCCTTGTCTCTGGAAACCTTTTATATTAGACAAGTATTTGTATTTATGAACACATCAATTTACTTCCTAATCTATTACAACTTCTGGTTGACCTTCTGGCTCTCGGCTCATTACTATACCAGCATCACCAATCTCAGCTATGGGTTCTTCATCTGGTTAAAGAGAATTGTGTCCAATTTCCTGAGTCAACTTCTATTCCTGACAGCACTTGGGATGTTCATTGTGAGTGTCCCCAGCTTCTgggctgtcaatgcagaaagccttATCCAGTCTTCTGTGAACAGTACAAAAGCCTCTGTTATTGGGTTAGATAAAGTGTTTTCCTATTTTGTGCCTGCAGACATCCTAGGTGCCAATCTACCATTCTGCCTTAGTCTTCTGTGCCTGGTCCTCACTTCCTCCTTTCTGCTCAGACACATCTGGAGGGTGAAGAATAAAGAGTCTGGATCAACACGTCCAAATCTTCAGGCTCATGTCACTGCACTGAGGACAATCTTCTTCTTACTTCTCATGTTCACATTCTTCTGCATGTCTCGAGTGATTTTTTATCTTCCACGTTCCTCACTGtcaatatttttatggaatttacaATTATTATCTCCATCGGTGGAGGCTGCCGTCATCTTCCAGGCCAGCAACAAGCTGAGAAGGATCATTCTGAGAAGATTCTGGACCAGAAGCTGGAGGAACACAGAGGCTTAA